The Alteribacter populi genomic sequence AAGGATTGAATGACAGGTTTATTTTCTTCTAAGTGATCTTCATTCGTTACCATCACTAATTCATAAAAGCTTGGAACTCCGTAATCTGTTGGATTAAAGGAATTGACATGATGCTCCTGGTGCTCTAGTACCGGTACTTCATGGTTAATATAAGCCCCGATAACCGCATCGACTCTTTCAGTGACAATAGAGGAACCAAGATCGAAACCGACATCAATCAACTCGACTTGATCAATGTCTCCCCCATCTTCAGTGACCATCGTTTGTAATAGAGGCTCATTTACCGGAATTCCCGGATACCCAACTTGTTTTCCCTCTAAATCTCGTGGTGATTGAATGTCCTCGCCTTCTAAATGAATAATATGATTAAGAGGGGACCGGACAATCGCTGCTACCGAGACTACTGGAATGTTCTCGTTGCGAGCAGTAATGACATCTGGCTGGTAGGTAATGCCTAATGTCACTTCCCCTGTCGCTGCTAAGTTGATCGGATCTGTCGGGTTGGTTGGAAAAATAATATCCACATCCAGCCCTTCTTCTTCAAAATAACCCTTTTCATCTGCTACATATAAATAGCTATGAACAGCATTAGGATACCAATCGAGCATAATTTCTACTTCTTGTAAGTCTTCAGATTCCTTTGCTGCACTGTTTTCTTCCCCACTATTACAGCCTGCCATCATAACAAGCATCATCAGGAAGGTCGCTTTCATCGCTAATTTCATGACTGGTCTCTCCATTTTGTTGTTATTTTTTCAATGACTTTTATAAGTAAAAAGAGCAAAATACCTAAAATCGATAAGAGAACAATTGGCGCAAAGACACCTGCGCCATCCATTTGCGTCATCATTCTTCTACTAAAGTAGCCAAGTCCTGCACTCGCTCCGAGCCATTCTCCAATCGCTGCGCCAATCACACTCAGCGTAACGGCTACTTTTAAGCCTGAATAAAAATACGGGAGGGAAGATGGGACTTTTACCTTGAAAAAAATTTGTCGTGAATTAGCTCCCATCGTTCGTAATAAATCCTGCAATTCTTTGCTCGTCGAACGCAGGCCGTCAAAGGTACTGACTGTAATCGGAAAAAAGGTAATTAACACCGTGACCGCAACCTTACTCCATATTGAATAGCCAAACCAAAGCACAAAGATCGGTGCTAGAGCGATAATTGGAATCGTTTGCGAGGCAATGACAAACGGAAAAAAAGTGCGTTCCGCGAGAGGGCTACGGCTCATTAATACGGCTAAGCCTACTCCGACGATGACAGATATGCCAAGCCCGATGACAATCACTTGTAACGTAGCAGGCAAATGGACCGATAGAAGAACCTCTTTTAACTCCCAAAGCTTTTGGATAATCCCGATCGGTGAAGGAAGTACATAAGGCTTATCATAAAGCCTAGCCCCCACTTCCCAACCAACGAGAAGGACAAGGGCTAACATAACGGCGCTTCCATAGCGAAACGTTTCGTTGATGATTTTTTTCATTGTAAACGATCCTTCGTTTTCATCTTGTTGAATAGCTCTTGTTTTAGCTCCATAAACAGAGGGTGACTGCGGTCTACTTCTTTTCGGGGACGGTTTATGGGCACTTTTCTCTCATGAATCTCTTTTTGACTAGGTGAATCGGTTAACATTAAGATGCGATCGGAAAGAAAAATCGCTTCTTCTATGTCATGCGTAATAAAAATAATCGTCTTTTGCCATGTATGCCATTGTTCTAAAAGCCATTCTTGCATCATAAACCGCGTCATCGAATCTAATGCGCTAAACGGTTCATCCAGTAGGAGAATGTCGTTTCCCCCGAGGATCGCCCGTAAAAAGGATACACGCTGCCTCATCCCACCAGAAAGCTGATGAGGATAGAAGTCTTCTGTACCCTCAAGCCCAAATTTCTTCATATGCTCTTTTACTTTTACCACGCCTTCTTTTTTATCCATCCCTTTGATCTCTAGTGGAAGGAGTCCATTTTCTAAAACCGTTCGCCAAGGAAGCAGTAAACCTTGCTGGGGCATGTATCCGATTTTTCCGAGACGATCCTTTTCTTCCTCATTATGAATCGTAATCCTTCCGCTTTGAGGCTGTTCAAGCCCTGCTGCTAGGCGGAAAAAGGTAGACTTTCCCGCCCCGCTTGGACCTAGAATTGACACAAATTCTTTTTCATAAATGGAGAGATTGATGTCCTGAAAAATGGGAGCGTGTTTTTTTCCATGAGAATAACCAAATGTGACCTTCTCAAAGGTTAAGTGAGAGACAGACTGATTTTCCATTACTTCATTTCCCCTTCACTTATTCTCCAGGCCATGTTTTTTGGTGATAGGACATATCCCAAAACATGTATTCAAATCGGGTCGTATTTAAAAAGATTTCTTCTAGATGCTGTAATTCATGTTCTGGCTTCCCTTCTGCCAGCTGGTCCAATAGATGAATCGTCCAGTCTGTCAGCTCGTGAAACTCTTCCCCTGAATACATTTTGATCCATTCCCCGTAATAGTCATGGTCTCTTGCGCCTGGTCTTTCATCTAGTGCTTTCCCGATTTCAGCATAGCTCCACATGCAAGGAAGTAGGCTAGCAACAAGCTCTGCTAACCCACCGTTATTACCAACATGAAGCATATAGTGAGTATAGGCCAACGTGGTTGGAGCAGGTTCGGCTGATTCAAGCTCTTCCTCTGATATTCCAAATTCCTTAGCATACTGTCGGTGAAGTGCCATCTCCATGTTTAATGTTGAGTCTAAAAGCTTAGCAAACTCTCCCATCGTCTTTACGTCTTTCGCCTTCATAGATCCGATCGCAAAGAGCTTGGCATATTCGATTAAATACAAATAATCCTGAATCATAAAAAAACGAAATTTCTCTTTATCTAACGTTCCATCTCCAATGCCTTGCACAAATGGGTGATCATGATTTTTTTGCCATATCGGTTTCACATTTTCATATAAACGCTGACTAAACTTCATTTCTCTCATCCTCTCTTTTTGTATGACACCACTCATAAATAAAGGTGATCATGACTTTTGTAAAATCAACTAGCTGCTGAATTGACACAGATTCATTGACGCCGTGAGCATTATGTAAATCACCAGGCCCATAAATGAGCGTCGGAATTCCTGCATCTCCGAGCCAGCCTCCATCCGTAACCGTAGGCGACATACTTATTTCGGGCTTTTGCTTTAACACCTCGGAATGAGCGTTAGTTAAAGATTTTACCGCGTCACCTTTAGAATCGATGCTTAGTGAAGGAAAGATTTCTCCTTTGTCTTCAATCATCGACTTTCCGCCCCACTTAAAAGTCGGTGGATGCTCTCTTAACCACGGATCGCCTTGAGCCACATTTAAAAGGTGATCTTCTACCTCCTTAGCAATATCGTCGTGATTTTCATCGGGATAAAAATGAACCGTCATCCAAAGACTGCATTCATCTGCAACGAAAGCTGCATGTCTTCCTCCTTCGATCACTGCTGGATTGATCGTATTCATCCCAGCTGGAAAGCCAGGATACGATTTTGTAACAGCCCAATGCTGCTCTAACTCCTTGAGACCTTGAATGAGCTTTACCATTTTTTCGATGGCACTTGCTGCATTAAGTCCGCCTCCTGCATGAATCATGTTTCGGCGCGTTGCATCATGATAAGTTTTCGGGCTTTTCACAGTGACCCACCCCGTGATTACGCCCCCTTGTCCTTGGATATGTAAATCACTCGTATCCACGACGACAGCTGCATCAGCGGTATAGCCTTTTTCACAACATTCTAATGTTCCTGCTTCACCAACCTCCTCCCCAATAACCGATTGGAAAATGAGATCACCGGGCAGGTCGATTCCACTCTCTCGTAGAAGCTTGATTGCAAACAACGCACCAGCAAGCCCCCCTTTCATATCAGCGGTTCCCCGTCCATAAAGTCTTCCGTTTTTTACATGAGGAGTAAAAGGATCTTTTTCCCAGCCTTCTTCTTGTTTCTCAACCTCGGCAACATCGATATGCCCGTTGACGATCAAACTTTTGTAGTTTTTAGAATCGTTACCTTTTAGCGTTCCAACAACATTAGGGTCATCGGGAAAAACGTCCCATTGCTCAATATCAAATCCGAGCTCTTTTAATTGCCCCGCGATAAACAATTGTGCTTCTTTCGTGTTTCGGGCAGGCGGACTCGGAGTTGGGAAACGAACCAATTGTTTCACTGAGTCTATTAATTCCTCTTGTCTTTCATCCATTTGCGCGAACAGTTGGTTTAGCTGCTCATTCATTTCAATTCTCCTTTCAATCCACTACGTATCTGGACAGAACAAAAGCGCAAGCGCCTTGGTCACGAGCGACAAGCATTTTCGACCGGCAGATTGAAGCCTCTTTCTGGCTTCTTCTGACAGGCTAAAATGACCTCGTAGCTGGCTCTTCCTCTGCTAGTAATGCTCCGATGTGTATCCGTCGAGACAACCCGCAGCTTATTCACGTAGTAATGCTTGTCGCTGGAGCTAGACATTGAAGCGTAGGTTTTTATGCTTTGCTTAACACATAAAAAAACCACTCTAGCTAAGAGTGGCAGTGTATGTAGAACAAAGAACCGACTAGTGGCGTACATATAATATACCTCGCCAGTGATTTCAATTGCTCACACCACTTCCCTACGCTAGTATTATCTAGTTCAGGTAAAAATAGGGTTAAGACAACGTCTCTCTCAGCCTAAAAAGCACCCCTAGTGGACTTCTATGAAATTCGTATTACACACAAGATACCATACATGACTTAAAATGAAAACTACGACTTGAGTATGAAAAACAAAAAAATGCACCGGGTTTCATCATTCACATGACCGGTGCATTCCCTTATTTCTCACTATGATAAGTAATCAATGTATTCTCGACATTCATTAAATGATCAAGCATGGCTTGATTTGCTTTTACAGGATCTTTAGATTCAATTGATCGATAAATACGTTCATGTTCAAGTTGGAGGCATTTGAATTCTTGTTTTTGTGAAAATAGACTAATCCTTCTACTTTCAAACATCGTTTTGCCAAGTGTATCCGATAATTGCTGCATCATATCGATTAAAAGATTATTCCCTGTCGCATCAGCTAGCGCAAGGTGGAATTGCACATCTGATTTCTCACCGAGATCTTCATTTCCTGCAGCCTTTTCCATTTCCAAAAGTGCCTCTTTCATTTCTTTTAAATGAGCATCTGTACGGTTCTCCGCCGCAAGACTAGCGGCACCTACTTCGATAATCTTCCGAACTTGAAACAACTCGAGCATCTCTTTTTTTGAAATAATTCGCTCAACCGAAACAGGAACAATGAGGTTTGAGAAATCATATTTGTTAACAAAGGTTCCTTCGCCTTGTCTAATTGTGATTAATCCAACCGCCTTCAAGGCACTTAATGCTTCTCTTACTGCTGAACGGCTTACGTTAAATTCTTTCGCCAATTTTTCAACGGAATCTAGCTTCTCACCTGGTTTCACATCACCTTTACGAATCATTTCTTCAAGTTGTTCACGAATCACTTCCGAAATTTTTTTCGTTTCCACATGTTTAAATGCCATCGCTTGCACCTCGTTCATATCAGTTAGCTCAATTATAACATAACCCGATAAGCCCCCCGAAGTCGGAGGAAACCTGTAAAAGTCGAAAGCAAATCCCAATACGAAGACCAGCAGTGATCCACTGCCGGTCTCATGTTATTTATCCTCTACTAAAATATAACAAGCTCGGATTGGGCCATGGACGCCAACGACTAAATTCATTTCAATATCGGCGCTATTACTTGGACCGGAGATGAAATTAATGCAAGAAGGAACTCGCTTTCCCTCAGCTTCTGCCATTTTGTGAATGGCTGTTGTCGCTTGCGTCATTCTAGGAACTAGGGTGCTTTTTGGAATAATGGCAATGTAATACGTAGGCAGCAAGCTAACCGAACGGCCTTTTCCTTTATCGCTTAATAAGACAACCGTTCCGGACTCGGCTAATGTGTAATCAGCAAAGGTAATCCCAATATCTGCACGCTCAGCAATCTCAATTGAATGGTTTTCTTCATGCGTCTCCCATACATCGACTTGTTCACGTTGTTGAAAATTACTTAACCCATATTCTGCAAACCTCGGATCATCCCACGTGACGACAGAATGAGCTTGATAGTCCTCAAGTACTTGATCAATAGTCGCCTCAAGTCCATCCCCGGTCGTCTCTATAAAATCAGTGTGAATCGCTTGACATTGATTTTTCAAAACGGAAACGAGCTCATCAAATGTATAGTTTTTCATTACTTCAAGGTGAGGCATATGGCGAAATTTGGGTCGAACCACTCCTGATGTGCGACGCGACCGCCCAAGTTTTTCTGCCACATTATTGAGAAATGTTTCGCGATGTTGAATCATGACTCGTTCCCTCCTTTCCACTTTTACGAGATTTGAACCAATCTCTGAATCTCTCTTTTTTACTTTCCGGAAAATCTCGCGTATCCGTCCATGACTTTAATGGTCCTGGTCCATTTTTAATTGAACCCTCCTTTGTAAAGGGTGACAGCATCAATGGAGCTGTGCGTGTGCTCATATTAAAAAGTGAAGGTGAGCTTGCTACAAGGCCAAACCCTTTCATCGCAAGCGTTTCAGAAAGCGTTGTTTTCTTTTGTTCAGCAATGTTTCGCCGGTGTTTTACTAACAGCTCATGTAGCGGAATCTTTACTGGACAAGCGTCGGTACATGCGGCACAAAGGCTTGATGCATAGGAGAGTTCCTTATGATCATCGTAGCCTTCAAGTAACGGCGTTAAAACCGCCCCAATTGGACCTGGATAAATGGAGCCGTACGAATGCCCACCAACATGTCGATACACCGGACAAACGTTGATGCAAGCCGCACACCTTATACAATGTAGGGCTGATTGAAACTCGGTGCCAAGAATCTTCGAACGTCCATTATCAACAATAACAAGGTGAAATTCATCTGGACCATCAACGTCCCCCTCTTCTTTTGCTCCGGTCAGGCCTGTAATATAGCTCGTGAGCTTCTGACCTACTGCACTCCGACAGAGCATGCTGACTAAAATGTCAAGCTCTTCCCATGTCGGAACTACACGCTCCATTCCCATCACTGTGATCTGCGTGTTTGGTAAAGTCGTTGCAAGCCTCGCATTGCCTTCATTCGTAACGAGAGAAATGCTCCCAGATTCAGCCACAGCAAAGTTACACCCTGTTACCCCAATATCTGCTTCTAGAAATTCCTTACGCAGCTGCTCTCTCGCAAAATGAGTGAGTTCTTCAGGGTTAGATGATTTCGTATAGTTTTTTCTCTCTTTAAAGGTGTCACGAATTTGCTCTTTGTTTTTATGAAGCGCAGGGGCTACGATATGAGAGGGTGGGTCATGATCATCGATTTGAAGAATGTACTCGCCAAGATCGGACTCAATCACTTCACAGCCAGCACTCTCTAATGCTTGGTTCATGCTGATTTCTTCGGTTACCATTGATTTTGACTTGATCACTTTTTTAGCGTTCTTCTTTTTCGCGACTTCCTTAATGTAGGCGTTCGCTTCTTCTGCTGTTTCCGCAAAGAAAACAGATCCCCCATTCTTGCTGACATTTTCACTTAGCTGATGCAAATAGTAATCAATGTTCTCAAGTGTGTGTGTACGAATTTCTTCTGAAAGATTACGCCACTCTTCCCAATTTCCAAGCTCGTCTTCAGCTTTTGATTTCGCCTTTTTTAGTCGTTCCTGAGCAGATGTGACCGCTTGCCTCATAAAGGTATCCTTCAATCCTTTTTCTACCCGATTATCAAAGCTTCGGTCTCCGATTTGCATTGGCATTGTCCATTCACCCCTTCTTGACTACTTCTTGGCTATTTAATACTTGTGCAATATGCATCATTTTAATCGGCTTCCCATTTCGCTCAATTCGACCACCAATGTTCATCAAACAACCACAATCCGCTCCGATCAATACTTCTGCTTTCGTTTCTTCAATATGCCTTACTTTTTCATCAACCATTTGTTCAGAGATCGGTGCCATTTTAACTGCAAACGTTCCTCCAAACCCACAACAGGCCTCGCAGTTCGGCAATGTCTCAAGATTTAATCCGTCTACTTTTCCTAATAGTTTAAAAGGAGCTTCTGTTTCTTTAAGTAATCGACTCATGTGACAAGACGTATGATACGTTGCATTGGTGTTTAAGGTGGCATCGACTTTCTCTACTTTTAAAACATGAACGAGAAACTGCGTAAACTCATAGGTTTTATTCATAAGTTCTTCGGCACGCTTTTCCCACTCCGGCTCTTCATTTAAAAGGTTGGGATATTCATGAATCATTGCTGCACAAGACCCTGATGGCATCACCACGTAATCAGAATGCTCAAAAGTCTCAATCATATGCTTTGCTACTTTTTTTGTATCCTTGTGATAGCCACTATTAAACGCTGGCTGACCACAACATGTTTGTTTCTCTGGAAAGTCTACCTCACACCCTAATCTCTCTAGTACTTCAACCGTATCCTTGCCGACTCCTGGATAAAATACATCTGCTAGACATGTTATAAATAATGAAACCTTCACCTCAATCACCCTCCTACTTCCTCTTCTTTCTGTCTCTCCATTGTTGTTTCCTCTTTACGAATTCCTTTTACAATGATTGATATGATGATGACTAGCACTACTGCCGCCATCAAGGTTCCGATATTCAACCCGATTCCGTTAATCGCGATATATCCTATGGCTCCTGCAAAAAAGACATAATAAAACGTGGGAATTAACATCTTTCTAATTAGCGTCCCTTCTCGACCAACAAGACCTGCTGTAGCAGAAGCTGCAACTACATTATGAACACAGATCATATTTCCCGCTGCTCCACCGACCGCTTGTAAGGCTACAATTGTTGCTGGGTTGATTCCCACATTTTCAGCCGTACCAAATTGGAACATGGAGAACATCATGTTACTAATCGTGTTACTTCCTGCAACAAAGGCGCCTAGAGCACCAACCGATGAGGCAACTACTGGCCAGTTTTCTCCCATAATGGCTGACATCCCCTCAGCGAGAACTAATGGCATACTCGTATACCCGGTCTCATTTACACCTGAGTTAATAAACACCTGTACCATTGGCACTGCAAATAATAAAGCCGGGGCAGCTCTGATAATCATACTTGTAGTATTTTTCGCGGCCTGACCGTAATTGGTCACATTCATTTTGTATAAGAAATACCCTAAGATCGACATCAGCACCATAATGAAGCCTGGTAAAAAAAGTGGTGTGCTTGTAATCGAGATCGAGGTACCAAACACTTCTTCAACGGTAATATGCGCCTTTTGCAACCAATCGCCAAACGGAAGAGAATTTAATCGAGTAATGACGAGTAAAACGGCCATTATGATGTACGGAAACCACGCTTTAAATGGATGAATCACCGAATGTGTTAACTGGTTAGCTGATAATGTACCTGTCCACTCTGGGTCCCATTTTGATGAATGTTCAAAATCCCACGTGCGCTTAGGCATAAATAACCCTTTTTTTGCAGCAGGTACAACAATGGCAAGGCCTATTAACCCGCCAAATAAAGAAGGGAACTCTGGTCCAAGAATGTTAGCAACAAGAGCAAACGGAATCGTAAAGGCAAGACCGGCAAATAAAGCAAACTTCCACACTTCACACCCCGCCTTAATCGACTTCTCTTTTCCAAAGAAATACGTTAGCATCGTAACCATAATGAGCGGGATGAAAAGCCCGATAATTCCATGAAAAATCGCCACCTGGCCCCCGATCATGTTAATATACGACTCAAAGCTTAAGCCCAGTGAGGTTGCTGCATCTGTTACATTTGTCGAGCCCGTTAATCCTGACTGAACGCCAATTAATATAGGTGTCCCCACAGCCCCGTACGATACTGGTGTCGACTGGATAATTAATGCCACCATAACCGCTGCCATTGCCGGAAAACCAATCGCCACTAGTAGCGGAGCCAAAACCGCTGCTGGCGTTCCCCAACCAGAGGCCCCTTCAATAAACGAACCAAACAACCAACAAATGATAATCGCTTGGACACGTCGATCAGGTGAAATATCAATGAACCCTTGGCGTATCGTTTGAATCGCACCACTTTCTTTTAACGTATTCAGCATAAGCACCGCACCAAATACGATGAACAACACTTCAAGAGCCGTTACGACACCTTTCGTACTCGCGGCAGCCACATGATTTAATGGCACTTCCCAAATGAATAATGCCAATATAACCGTCACAATAAACGCAATCGGCATCGCTCGTTTAGCTGGCCATCTAAAAATGACTAAAAATAATAGGACTGTAAAAATCGGAATGAGTGCAAAAACAGACAGCCACCCTAATCCCATACTGTTCCCTCCCCTTTATACCATATCATGATCATACGGTCATCAGATGACCTTATGTAAGTGCTTTCAATTCTAGCTGAAGTTATTAGAATTTTCAAGAGATATTTTCGCGGGACAGGGGGACAGGTCCGTCGTCCCGGAAACAACGCGAGGAACAAATGTATGACTTGAAACCCTGTCCCACCCTTACATTAACAGGGGTATACTGGCACTCTTTTATCTTATTCATTCAGTTTAATCAGAAATAGATAAAGGGAGTATTGACCAGAAAGGAGACTGAAAAGCGATCTATACAGGAAGAGGTTTTACATAAGGCTGTTCCCTCGCCATCAATCGAAGCTGCTTTAATTTCTCTGTTTTAAAAGCCGGTCATCTCTCTTTCATTTCATACAACTTTTTACCATATATACTCCTGATCTAAAGCCTTCCGCCCTTTCAGACCGATACTGGTAATTTTCGAAGACAAATGGAAAGCTTCTTTTTTATTGGGATAAACAATAACGAATTTTTTCGATAAGATGCAAAAAACGAGGATTTTTCAAAAGATATATAAACGAGGATATTTTAATATTACGGCAAAAACGCCGCTCGCATTCAAGCTCATGCCACATATCACTTAATTCGATCAATAACACTTTTCGAGATTCCGGTAACCCGTGCAATTTGACGGATGGATACCCCCTTCAGTTTTTTCAGCTTGCTCAAAACAGCATTTCGGTTTATCCTCTCCATCTGCTGGAGCATACTGTTGCTTATGACTCCTACCGTACGAAGATATTCCCTGACCTGGTCATCGGAAAGCCTTGTTTTCTCGTTTATATCCAAACATTGCTCATCATTTTCTTCCTGCATATAAATGATAAACCGACTCAAGGCCATTTTTCTATCCCGAGAAAATAAATTTAAACCCCTGTCTATATCAGTAATATCCGCTTTCCGCACGTACTCATGAATACTTGTCCACCTGCTATCCCAAACCCTCCTTACCAAACCCGCCTTGAGAGGGTTCTGGTGAATATATCTCAGAACCGTTATGAAATATTTCTCACTCTCCACGTTCTCACTGTTAAACCGCTCCTGAAACAAATGGCCGCATCGGTCATACTTCATGTTGTACCAATACACATAACTAGAGCTTAATCTCTTCATAAAATCCGAGATGCTCTCCTTTGTTTCCTTCACCAACAAGTGTACATGGTTATCCATTAAACAGTAGCCATAAAGGTCCATGCAGCTTTTCTTCTTGTATATTGCAAGTGTCTGTAAAAACTTTATCTTATCCTCATCATCTTCAAAAATAGTCTGGCGGTTAATACCGCGAAACACGATATGATAGACTCCGGTGCTGCTTTTCTTTCTTGCTTTTCTGGGCAAATAACCATCACCTCTAACAATTTCTTTGCATAATAATACGGAAAATTAAGAAAAAATGGTGGGAAGTATAAGAAGGGAACATCAAGCAAATGAAACGAAGGTTTTTTTAAAAAGAAAAGGTCATGGAGACTAATAGGGGAACAAAAAAGCAGGAAGGTTCAATAAAAAACTGTATCACTCCTAAAAAATATATTCCACATAACTCCGAAGAATCCTTCAAGAAAATGAAAACTCAAAAGAGGGACAGGGTACCTGTCCCTCTGTCCCACCTTTTTCCCCCTCCCTCAAAGCTGTAATTCTGCTCGGCGTTGGACAATTTGGAGTCGCACAAAAAAGCCAATTGCTGCACATGTCAGCCCTAATGTAATTCCAATCCAAAGACCGAACGGCCCCAACCATGTAAAGGCAGCGAGGCAATAGCCTGTAGGGATACCAATTAACCAATAGGAAGTAAACGCTGTAATAAACGGGACTTTCACATCTTTATAGCCTCTTAGTACACCTTGCAAACCCGATTGTGCCGCATCGGATAGTTGATAAACAATCGCAATGATAATGAATTGCCCTGCCATCAAAACGACTTCCCTATCATCTGTATAAAGGTAGGCAATCTGCTCTCTGAAAAAGTAAAGAAAAATGGCTCCAACTGCTAAAATGCCGATACCACCAAACACGCCAAGACGGCCGTATTGCTTGGCGGCCTGTATTTTTCCACCTCCTACGGAAAACCCTACGACGATTGTTAACGCCATCGAGATGCTTAATGGGATCATAAAGATTAACGTTGTAAAGCTTAGAGCAACTTGGTGTGCTGCAATCGTAATCGTCGTAAACATCATCCCCATAAGTAGTGTTACGACTGAAAAAATACTCGACTCAAAGAATATCGAAAGGCCAATTGGAACGCCGATCGAAAGCTGCTCCTTCCATGTTTTCCATGATGGCTTTACCCACTTTACAAAAATTTGGTAATGTTTCAGTGTCGATACCCTAAAGGTCATATAAATGCTAAATAAGAGGATAATCCAATACGTCGCTGCGGTTGCATAACCAGCGCCAATTCCTCCTAGCGCGGGCAATCCAAAGTTGCCGAAAATAAAGCCGTAGTTCAGTAAAACATTAAACGGAACGGCTAGTACAGTAATAATCATCGTTATTCGCGTGAATCCCTGTCCATCAAAGAAATTCCTTAACACACTTGCCAAAAACAAAGGAATGATTCCTAATGATAGGCCAATCAAATAATGAAAGGAAATATGATTCACTGCCTCTGTTAAATTCATAAACGAGAGAATGGGCTCGAGTAAAAATACGCCACTTATCACAACAGTAAAAGCGAGGGCCATTGCTAAATACAGAGATTGGGTAACAGCTTCAGAAATTTTATCCCTCCGTCCACTGCCTATCAACTGAGCAACAATGGTTGTCACCGCTAACAGTATGCCGTTGATCCCAGTAAAGACCGGCATCCATAGACTCGAACCGATGGCAACACCTGCTAAATCGTTCGTCCCCACTCTCCCGGACATCAAAGTATCGACCAAGTTCATAGCGAACAAACTTACTTGAGTGACCATGATTGGCCATAAAATCTTTAAAAATAAACTCATTTTCTCTTTGCGACTTTCTACATGTTTCATTATTTTCACCTAAATTTTATATTATTGTTCACTAACCCGGAAGCCTTTAATATAGCGAAACCATCGAATGATAACAACATCACCTAGTAATCTTACAATATTTTCGTCAAAGTGTCCCCATGTTTGCTTTAGGTGGGACGGGGGGACAGGTACACCGTCCCAGCAATAACGT encodes the following:
- a CDS encoding ABC transporter substrate-binding protein, which produces MKLAMKATFLMMLVMMAGCNSGEENSAAKESEDLQEVEIMLDWYPNAVHSYLYVADEKGYFEEEGLDVDIIFPTNPTDPINLAATGEVTLGITYQPDVITARNENIPVVSVAAIVRSPLNHIIHLEGEDIQSPRDLEGKQVGYPGIPVNEPLLQTMVTEDGGDIDQVELIDVGFDLGSSIVTERVDAVIGAYINHEVPVLEHQEHHVNSFNPTDYGVPSFYELVMVTNEDHLEENKPVIQSFWSAAQKAYEFMKENPDESLDILFSHEDQENFPLIREVEEKSLDILLAKMEDEGEPFGSQFEESWQETIEWLHETGYIEEKPDADGIFINLVE
- a CDS encoding ABC transporter permease encodes the protein MKKIINETFRYGSAVMLALVLLVGWEVGARLYDKPYVLPSPIGIIQKLWELKEVLLSVHLPATLQVIVIGLGISVIVGVGLAVLMSRSPLAERTFFPFVIASQTIPIIALAPIFVLWFGYSIWSKVAVTVLITFFPITVSTFDGLRSTSKELQDLLRTMGANSRQIFFKVKVPSSLPYFYSGLKVAVTLSVIGAAIGEWLGASAGLGYFSRRMMTQMDGAGVFAPIVLLSILGILLFLLIKVIEKITTKWRDQS
- a CDS encoding ABC transporter ATP-binding protein; amino-acid sequence: MENQSVSHLTFEKVTFGYSHGKKHAPIFQDINLSIYEKEFVSILGPSGAGKSTFFRLAAGLEQPQSGRITIHNEEEKDRLGKIGYMPQQGLLLPWRTVLENGLLPLEIKGMDKKEGVVKVKEHMKKFGLEGTEDFYPHQLSGGMRQRVSFLRAILGGNDILLLDEPFSALDSMTRFMMQEWLLEQWHTWQKTIIFITHDIEEAIFLSDRILMLTDSPSQKEIHERKVPINRPRKEVDRSHPLFMELKQELFNKMKTKDRLQ
- the tenA gene encoding thiaminase II; translation: MKFSQRLYENVKPIWQKNHDHPFVQGIGDGTLDKEKFRFFMIQDYLYLIEYAKLFAIGSMKAKDVKTMGEFAKLLDSTLNMEMALHRQYAKEFGISEEELESAEPAPTTLAYTHYMLHVGNNGGLAELVASLLPCMWSYAEIGKALDERPGARDHDYYGEWIKMYSGEEFHELTDWTIHLLDQLAEGKPEHELQHLEEIFLNTTRFEYMFWDMSYHQKTWPGE
- a CDS encoding acetylornithine deacetylase encodes the protein MNEQLNQLFAQMDERQEELIDSVKQLVRFPTPSPPARNTKEAQLFIAGQLKELGFDIEQWDVFPDDPNVVGTLKGNDSKNYKSLIVNGHIDVAEVEKQEEGWEKDPFTPHVKNGRLYGRGTADMKGGLAGALFAIKLLRESGIDLPGDLIFQSVIGEEVGEAGTLECCEKGYTADAAVVVDTSDLHIQGQGGVITGWVTVKSPKTYHDATRRNMIHAGGGLNAASAIEKMVKLIQGLKELEQHWAVTKSYPGFPAGMNTINPAVIEGGRHAAFVADECSLWMTVHFYPDENHDDIAKEVEDHLLNVAQGDPWLREHPPTFKWGGKSMIEDKGEIFPSLSIDSKGDAVKSLTNAHSEVLKQKPEISMSPTVTDGGWLGDAGIPTLIYGPGDLHNAHGVNESVSIQQLVDFTKVMITFIYEWCHTKREDERNEV
- a CDS encoding FadR/GntR family transcriptional regulator codes for the protein MAFKHVETKKISEVIREQLEEMIRKGDVKPGEKLDSVEKLAKEFNVSRSAVREALSALKAVGLITIRQGEGTFVNKYDFSNLIVPVSVERIISKKEMLELFQVRKIIEVGAASLAAENRTDAHLKEMKEALLEMEKAAGNEDLGEKSDVQFHLALADATGNNLLIDMMQQLSDTLGKTMFESRRISLFSQKQEFKCLQLEHERIYRSIESKDPVKANQAMLDHLMNVENTLITYHSEK
- a CDS encoding LutC/YkgG family protein; the protein is MIQHRETFLNNVAEKLGRSRRTSGVVRPKFRHMPHLEVMKNYTFDELVSVLKNQCQAIHTDFIETTGDGLEATIDQVLEDYQAHSVVTWDDPRFAEYGLSNFQQREQVDVWETHEENHSIEIAERADIGITFADYTLAESGTVVLLSDKGKGRSVSLLPTYYIAIIPKSTLVPRMTQATTAIHKMAEAEGKRVPSCINFISGPSNSADIEMNLVVGVHGPIRACYILVEDK